The Natribaculum luteum genome contains the following window.
AGGGCATCGACTACGCCGCGTTCGACGAAGACGAGCGCGTCGAGTGGCTCACCGACGCGATCTTGCAGGACGAACCGGTGCTCGACCTCGCCGACGCCGACGACCTCTCCGAGGACGCCGCGCGCGTCCTGACGCTGTTCGACCGCCTCGCCGACTGGCAGGCCGAGTACGGCATCGAGGCGATCGACACCTACTGCATCTCGATGACCGAGGAGCCGAGCCACGTCCTCGAGGTCCTCTTTCTCGCCGACCAGGCCGGGGTCGTCTCCCTCCCGGAGCACTCGGGACTCGACGTCGTCCCGCTGCTCGAGACCGAGTCCGCCCTCTCCGGGGCTCGCCGGATCATGGGGACGCTGTTCGAGAACGAGGCCTACGCGCAGGCACTCGACGCCCGCGGACGCACCCAGGAGATCATGCTCGGCTACTCGGACTCGAACAAGGAAAACGGCTTCCTGGCGGCGAACTGGTCGCTGTACCGGAACCAACGCCGGCTGGCGTCGATCTGTGACGACTACGACGTGACGATGCGGCTGTTCCACGGGCGTGGCGGCTCGATCTCTCGCGGCGGCGGCCCGATGAACGAGGCGATGCTCGCGCTGCCAAACAGCAGCGTGACGGGACAGATCAAGTTCACCGAGCAGGGCGAGGCGATCGCCGAGAAGTACGCCAACCCGCGAATCGCCGAGCGCAACATCGAGCAGATGCTCAACGCACAGCTCCGGTCGCGCAAGCAGGCACTCGAGCAGCCCCGCGAGAACGTCGCCGACGAGTGGCTCGACGCCATGGAGACGATGGCCGACGCCGCCCGCGAGGAGTACCGCGACCTCCTGGAGAGCGAGGGGTTCGTCCGGTACTTCGAGCAGGCGACGCCGATCACGGTCATCGAAGACCTCGACCTCGGCTCTCGCCCCGCCTCCCGGTCGGGCGAACGGACCGTCGAGGACCTGCGGGCGATCCCGTGGGTGTTCTCCTGGACCCAGTCGCGATGTATCCTGCCGGGCTGGTACGCGCTCGCGGCGGGGATCGACGCCTACCTGGAGAGCGAGGAGCCACGCTCCTCGTCAACTTCGAGCGGTGATGAGCCGCGAGACGACGGCGGCTCGATGGAGACGCTCCAGGAGATGTACGCCGAGTGGCCGTTCTTCCGAACTACGCTCGACAACGCCGCCCTCTCGCTGTCTCGGACCGAACTCGAGATCGCCGCCGAGTACGCGGATCTCGCTGATTCGGACCTCCGCGAGCGCTTTTTCCCTCGCGTGACCGACGAGTACGACCGGGCCGTCGACCTGATCACGACGATCGGACAGCGAGACACCCTCCACACGCGCGACTGGCTGGGCGAGAACCTCGAGCGGCGAAACCCCTACGTCGACCCGCTGAACCTGTTGCAGACGCACCTGCTCGCACAGCGCCACCGCACCGACGTCGAAGAGCGAACGCTACGGCTGACTGTCAAGGGGATCGCGGCGGGCATGAAAAACACCGGGTGAGCGCCGTCGTCACTCGACCGTCGGCACCGGCACCGACTCGAGGACGCTCTCGACGATCTGGGCCTTCTCGACCTCGTTGACCGTCGCGTCGGGCGTCAGGACGAGCCGGTGGGCCATGACTGGCTGGGCGACGCGTTTGACGTCGTCCGGCGTGACGTACTCGCGGCCGGAGATCGCCGCGTACGCCCGGGCGGCCTCGAACAGTCGCTGCGTTCCGCGGGGCGAGACGCCGACCTCGACGCGACCGTCGGTCCGCGTTCGGCGAGCGAGCGCCGCGACGTACTCGAGGACGTCCTCGTCGACGCGGATCGTCTCCGGGACCTGCCGGAGGCGAGCGACGCGGTCGGGTTCCAGGACTGCGTCGACTGCTGGGCTCATCGTCTCGCGGTCGACGCGACGCTGGAGGAGTTCGACCTCGCCTTCCTCGTCGGGATAGCCCATCGCGGTCTTGACGAGAAAGCGGTCGACCTGGGCTTCGGGCAGCGGAAACGTCCCCTCCTGTTCGACCGGGTTCTGCGTCGCGATGACGAAAAACGGCTGCGGCAGCGTCCTGGTCTCCCCGTCGACGGTGACCTGTCCTTCCTCCATCGCCTCGAGCAGTGCGGCCTGGGTC
Protein-coding sequences here:
- the ppc gene encoding phosphoenolpyruvate carboxylase — translated: MELHNREVRQDVRELGALLGNVLEAQTSSQAFETVESCRTAAIDYRAGDLESREPLISELENLSPHRQRVVARAFTTYFELINLAEERERVRAIRQSSQEGTLEDSLEAAAEELAAADHATVQQILEDVLIEPTFTAHPTEARRKTVKAKLREVATHLETLDERLLTDKEAGQVWRDVDAEVTSLWQTPQVRKRQPEPEDEARNVQWYLENTLFDVVGEVYDELADALEDEIDAPLDLPKLFEFRSWAGSDRDGNPYVTPDVTATTLERQREVILERYREELKRLSGVLSQDGSRIDVGPAFEAALEADRERLPGSARTAEERYPGEPYRQKLKLMRDRLERVGGVRPGGYDDVDELVADLEVIADSLRDNGAETVAEAHVDPLRRQVATFGFSLASLDLRDHRQKHTDAIAQALEREGIDYAAFDEDERVEWLTDAILQDEPVLDLADADDLSEDAARVLTLFDRLADWQAEYGIEAIDTYCISMTEEPSHVLEVLFLADQAGVVSLPEHSGLDVVPLLETESALSGARRIMGTLFENEAYAQALDARGRTQEIMLGYSDSNKENGFLAANWSLYRNQRRLASICDDYDVTMRLFHGRGGSISRGGGPMNEAMLALPNSSVTGQIKFTEQGEAIAEKYANPRIAERNIEQMLNAQLRSRKQALEQPRENVADEWLDAMETMADAAREEYRDLLESEGFVRYFEQATPITVIEDLDLGSRPASRSGERTVEDLRAIPWVFSWTQSRCILPGWYALAAGIDAYLESEEPRSSSTSSGDEPRDDGGSMETLQEMYAEWPFFRTTLDNAALSLSRTELEIAAEYADLADSDLRERFFPRVTDEYDRAVDLITTIGQRDTLHTRDWLGENLERRNPYVDPLNLLQTHLLAQRHRTDVEERTLRLTVKGIAAGMKNTG
- a CDS encoding AAA family ATPase, which codes for MDVTQASEECAAVLEAVGDAVVCDREFLETVLVGVVGRGHVLIEDVPGTGKTLTARSVASALGLSFSRIQFTPDLLPTDVTGTHVFDERDRTFEFREGPIFGNVVLADEINRAPPKTQAALLEAMEEGQVTVDGETRTLPQPFFVIATQNPVEQEGTFPLPEAQVDRFLVKTAMGYPDEEGEVELLQRRVDRETMSPAVDAVLEPDRVARLRQVPETIRVDEDVLEYVAALARRTRTDGRVEVGVSPRGTQRLFEAARAYAAISGREYVTPDDVKRVAQPVMAHRLVLTPDATVNEVEKAQIVESVLESVPVPTVE